In one window of Bradyrhizobium sp. AZCC 1721 DNA:
- a CDS encoding sulfite exporter TauE/SafE family protein, whose translation MIDPLYVASGFGVGLLVGMTGVGGGSLMTPLLILLFGIHPSTAVGTDLLYAAATKTGGSLVHGFARSIHWPAVMRLASGSIPASVVTLLVLWQLELKGEAARSLVNLVLCFALLLTATSLIFRRAIMDHYRRRMEGFDAAATGRATVMVGVALGVLVSISSVGAGAVGVTALLLLYPRLPMASIVGSDIAHAVPLTLVAGIGHWALGSVDWALMSVLLIGSLPGIVIGSYCAVRVPETVLRVVLASVLILVASKLGFNELHFSQSIAAVTGSVAH comes from the coding sequence ATGATTGATCCACTTTATGTTGCGTCGGGATTCGGCGTCGGCTTGCTGGTCGGAATGACCGGTGTCGGCGGTGGCTCGCTGATGACGCCGTTGCTGATTCTACTATTCGGCATCCACCCGTCGACCGCTGTCGGCACCGACCTTCTATATGCCGCGGCCACCAAAACGGGCGGCAGCCTGGTGCATGGCTTTGCACGCAGTATCCACTGGCCGGCAGTGATGCGCCTTGCCAGCGGCAGCATCCCGGCAAGCGTCGTTACCTTGCTCGTGCTGTGGCAACTCGAGCTCAAGGGGGAGGCCGCGCGCAGCCTGGTCAATCTGGTGCTGTGCTTCGCGCTCCTCCTCACGGCGACATCGTTGATCTTCCGCAGGGCGATCATGGATCACTATCGCCGCCGCATGGAAGGGTTCGATGCCGCGGCGACCGGCCGCGCCACCGTGATGGTCGGCGTGGCGCTTGGTGTGCTGGTCTCGATTTCATCCGTAGGTGCCGGCGCAGTCGGCGTCACCGCGCTCTTGCTGCTCTATCCGCGCCTGCCGATGGCGAGCATTGTCGGCTCCGACATCGCGCATGCGGTGCCGCTGACATTGGTAGCCGGCATCGGACACTGGGCGCTGGGTTCGGTCGATTGGGCGCTGATGAGTGTGCTGTTGATCGGATCGCTGCCCGGCATCGTGATCGGCAGCTACTGCGCGGTTCGCGTGCCGGAGACGGTGCTGAGGGTGGTGCTGGCCTCAGTCCTGATTCTGGTGGCCAGCAAGCTCGGCTTCAACGAGCTGCATTTTTCTCAGAGCATCGCAGCCGTGACCGGGAGCGTCGCCCATTAG
- a CDS encoding 3-hydroxybutyrate dehydrogenase: MGTLKGKTAVVTGSTSGIGLAYARAFAAAGANVVLNGMGVPADIERERSGIETDFKVRAVHSPADMTKPAEIAEMVALGEKTFGSVDILVNNAGIQFVSPIEEFPPEKWEAIIAINLSSAFYGIRAAVPGMKKRGWGRIINTASAHSLVASPFKAAYVSAKHGIAGLTKTVALELATFKITCNCISPGYVWTPLVEKQIPDTMKARNLTKEQVINDVLLEAQPTKEFVTSEQVAALAIFLCSDDAAQITGANLSIDGGWTAA; the protein is encoded by the coding sequence ATGGGTACGTTAAAAGGCAAGACCGCTGTCGTGACCGGCTCGACAAGCGGCATCGGATTGGCTTACGCGCGCGCTTTTGCCGCCGCCGGTGCCAATGTCGTCCTCAACGGCATGGGCGTGCCGGCCGATATTGAGCGCGAGCGTTCCGGCATCGAGACCGACTTCAAGGTCCGCGCCGTGCACTCGCCCGCCGACATGACCAAGCCCGCCGAGATTGCCGAAATGGTCGCGCTTGGCGAGAAGACGTTTGGTTCGGTCGATATCCTCGTAAACAATGCCGGCATCCAGTTCGTGTCGCCGATCGAGGAGTTTCCGCCCGAGAAGTGGGAAGCCATTATTGCGATTAACCTGTCGTCGGCGTTCTACGGCATCCGTGCCGCTGTCCCCGGCATGAAGAAGCGCGGCTGGGGCCGTATCATCAACACGGCTTCCGCGCATTCGCTGGTGGCGTCGCCGTTCAAGGCGGCCTACGTTTCGGCCAAGCACGGCATTGCCGGCCTCACCAAGACGGTGGCGCTGGAGCTTGCGACGTTCAAGATCACCTGCAACTGCATCAGCCCCGGTTACGTCTGGACGCCACTGGTGGAGAAGCAGATTCCCGACACCATGAAAGCGCGCAACCTGACTAAGGAGCAGGTCATCAACGACGTGTTGCTGGAGGCGCAGCCGACCAAGGAGTTCGTGACCTCCGAACAGGTCGCCGCACTGGCGATATTCCTGTGCAGCGACGATGCCGCCCAGATCACCGGCGCCAATCTGTCGATCGACGGCGGATGGACCGCTGCATAG
- a CDS encoding patatin-like phospholipase family protein, whose amino-acid sequence MDYSDTAPATTPAKAQRVLVLQGGGALGSYQAGAFQALCRSGFEPEWIAGISIGSVNAAIIAGNEGEKRVDRLKEFWELVSSPVPWKPVASGDRARSLFNETSAALIATFGVPGFFTPRIPPAPLWPPGSRQSQSYYDTAPLKKTLERLVDFDRINDLKTRLSVGAVGVTSGNLKYFDNFDFRKRGKKIGPEHIMASGALPPGFPSIEIEGEHYWDGGIASNTPLDYVLGEETNRDLLIFQVDLFSARGELPTSLLEAAEREKDIRYSSRTRMATDKNKQVHNARKALRELLEKLPDDLKNDPSVAVLCNAAKENTVTVVHLIYKSKNYETSSKDYDFSHVAMVEHWNAGVRDVHLSMRHKDVLERPQSGQTMMAYDMTADVSKTAAGKQE is encoded by the coding sequence ATGGATTATTCCGATACTGCGCCGGCAACCACGCCCGCCAAAGCGCAGCGTGTGTTGGTCCTGCAAGGCGGCGGCGCGCTCGGTTCCTATCAGGCAGGTGCCTTTCAGGCGCTGTGCCGCTCGGGGTTTGAACCTGAATGGATCGCGGGCATTTCGATCGGCTCCGTCAATGCCGCGATCATTGCCGGCAACGAAGGCGAAAAGCGCGTCGATCGGCTGAAGGAATTTTGGGAGCTGGTGTCATCTCCGGTGCCATGGAAGCCTGTCGCATCAGGTGACCGCGCGCGCTCGCTGTTCAACGAAACCAGCGCCGCGCTGATTGCGACCTTCGGCGTACCGGGCTTCTTCACGCCGCGCATTCCGCCTGCCCCTTTGTGGCCGCCGGGCAGCCGGCAATCGCAAAGCTATTATGACACTGCGCCGCTGAAGAAAACGCTGGAGCGGCTGGTCGACTTCGACCGCATCAACGATCTGAAGACGCGGCTCAGCGTCGGCGCGGTCGGGGTAACCTCGGGCAACCTGAAATATTTCGACAATTTCGATTTCAGGAAGCGCGGCAAGAAGATCGGCCCGGAGCACATCATGGCCTCCGGCGCGCTGCCGCCCGGCTTTCCTTCCATCGAGATCGAAGGCGAGCACTACTGGGACGGCGGCATCGCCTCCAACACGCCGCTTGATTACGTGCTGGGCGAGGAGACCAATCGCGATCTCCTGATCTTTCAGGTCGATTTGTTCAGCGCGCGCGGCGAATTGCCGACGTCGCTGCTGGAGGCCGCGGAGCGGGAAAAGGACATCCGCTATTCCAGCCGCACCCGGATGGCTACCGACAAGAACAAGCAGGTGCACAACGCGCGGAAGGCGCTGCGCGAGCTGCTCGAAAAGCTGCCCGATGATCTCAAGAACGATCCGTCGGTGGCAGTTCTCTGCAACGCGGCCAAGGAAAACACCGTCACCGTCGTGCATCTGATTTACAAGAGCAAGAACTACGAAACGTCATCCAAGGATTACGACTTTTCGCATGTCGCCATGGTCGAACACTGGAACGCAGGCGTCCGCGACGTTCATCTGTCGATGCGTCACAAGGATGTGTTGGAGCGTCCGCAATCCGGCCAGACCATGATGGCCTACGATATGACGGCGGATGTTTCGAAGACCGCCGCAGGCAAGCAGGAGTGA
- a CDS encoding CAP domain-containing protein → MKRATTAIIGLLLLAGCSADVKIPEQPAMYLDMAQPGATLDPVAAAILISQYRQNNGLGAVVVDPDLIKLAEQQSQAMAARNKMDHNVKGPLEKRLGASGYPAKLAVENISAGYHTMAEAFSGWRDSPPHKANMLKNGVTKLGIAAVYSPNTKYKVFWTLILAST, encoded by the coding sequence GTGAAACGGGCGACCACCGCCATTATCGGCCTATTGCTGCTTGCCGGCTGCTCGGCAGACGTCAAAATTCCGGAACAACCGGCCATGTATCTCGACATGGCCCAACCCGGCGCCACGCTCGACCCTGTGGCGGCAGCGATCCTGATCTCGCAATATCGCCAGAACAACGGCCTCGGCGCCGTCGTGGTCGATCCCGATCTGATCAAGCTGGCGGAGCAGCAGTCCCAGGCGATGGCGGCCCGCAACAAGATGGACCACAATGTGAAGGGCCCGCTGGAGAAGCGGCTGGGGGCCTCAGGCTATCCGGCGAAGCTTGCCGTCGAGAATATCTCGGCCGGCTATCACACGATGGCGGAAGCCTTTTCCGGCTGGCGCGACTCGCCGCCGCACAAGGCCAATATGCTCAAGAACGGTGTCACAAAATTGGGCATCGCCGCAGTTTACTCTCCAAATACCAAATACAAAGTGTTCTGGACGCTGATCCTTGCATCAACCTGA